One window of the Manihot esculenta cultivar AM560-2 chromosome 14, M.esculenta_v8, whole genome shotgun sequence genome contains the following:
- the LOC110599924 gene encoding uncharacterized protein LOC110599924, translated as MASCNVEIKACKDEKKIKSSSEIYGPLSKNSSIGCDSTDASILMRNASMDRGMSIDPPINNNLGSDVTELQCSFKSNCSQTKKRRKNKKRLQIEQNSQIDFQREGSSIKDDSVGINSHNECRVDINTKTDLQTIEKLSRSQKKRMRKKQKRNETVISTKAHVPSAECHLLKVGGNAEKQSDSSRNPSTDLKRKRDIDGKSGLIESVVDCNRQTASLSELSRSQKRRMRKKQKLNETVISNEAHGPLAELHLIKEGENAEKQSDSSKNPNTDLKRKHDNDIKPDLIDSVLDCNNKTASLSELSRSQKKRMRKKRKLNETVISNKAQAPVSELHVIKVGENSEKQSDSSSNPSADLKRKHDNDGKHGLSESVVACNIKTTSLSKLSRSQKKKMRKKQRLNETVISNKADGPLAELQLLKVGENAEKQGDSPRNPSTDLKKEHDNDGKPGLIEPIVDINRKTAPLLELSRSKKKRMRKKQKINATVDKAYGPLAELELINVGRNALIPDNQNDSPRSPSATLVKKHDNNDGTGLGLVEKKNIKMYKMKGELRTYQRKKRQFSDYEENAEHVVLAKEHAASVKVVKNVLTDKTSCDCSNGDFACAEGKNINETEKYVNLNVPVKQGYLPKVSFSSLERPLVECPDKKLLILDINGILADIVSCCSTISRKSVFKRPFFDDFMQFCFDKFNVGVWSSRSKKNVNLALNFLMRGSRHKLLFCWHRSHCTKTGFTTIESKSKPLVLKELKKLWDKLEPGLPWKKGEYNESNTLLLDDSPYKALRNPAHTAVFPHPYQNKDTGDSSLGPGGDIRVYLEQLAEAPNVQEYVAQNPFGQQAITESDPSWDFYQKILNGT; from the exons ATGGCGTCGTGTAATGTAGAAATAAAAGCATGTAAGgatgagaagaaaataaaaagctcAAGTGAGATTTATGGTCCTTTGAGTAAGAATAGTAGCATAGGTTGTGATTCTACAGATGCGTCAATTTTAATGAGAAATGCGTCCATGGATAGGGGTATGAGTATTGATCCTCCAATCAACAATAATTTAGGGTCAGATGTCACGGAGTTGCAATGTAGTTTCAAATCAAATTGTTCACAAACAAAGAAAAGGAGGAAGAACAAGAAAAGGCTTCAAATTGAGCAGAATAGCCAGATAGACTTTCAGAGGGAGGGCTCTTCAATTAAGGATGATTCTGTCGGAATAAATTCACACAATGAGTGTAGAGTTGATATTAATACAAAGACAGATTTGCAAACAATTGAAAAATTGAGTCGATCGCAGAAGAAGAGAATGAGAAAGAAGCAGAAACGTAATGAAACTGTGATTAGTACTAAAGCACATGTTCCTTCTGCAGAGTGTCACTTGTTAAAGGTGGGGGGGAATGCTGAAAAGCAAAGTGATTCCTCAAGAAATCCAAGTACTGATTTGAAGAGAAAACGTGATATTGATGGCAAGTCTGGTCTTATTGAGTCTGTTGTTGATTGTAATAGACAGACAGCCTCACTTTCAGAATTGAGTCGGTCACAGAAGAGGAGAATGAGAAAGAAGCAGAAGCTTAATGAAACAGTGATTAGCAATGAAGCTCATGGTCCTCTTGCAGAATTGCACTTGATAAAGGAGGGGGAAAATGCTGAAAAGCAAAGTGATTCCTCAAAAAATCCGAATACTGATTTGAAGAGGAAACATGACAACGATATCAAGCCTGATCTTATTGATTCTGTTCTTGATTGTAATAATAAGACAGCCTCACTTTCAGAATTGAGTCGGTCACAGAAGAAGAGAATGAGAAAGAAGCGGAAGCTTAATGAAACTGTGATTAGTAATAAAGCTCAGGCTCCTGTTTCAGAGTTGCACGTGATAAAGGTGGGGGAAAATTCTGAAAAGCAAAGTGATTCCTCAAGTAATCCAAGTGCTGatttgaagagaaaacatgataATGATGGCAAGCATGGTCTTTCTGAGTCTGTTGTTGCTTGTAACATAAAGACCACCTCACTTTCAAAATTGAGTCGGTCacagaagaagaaaatgagaaagaagCAGAGGCTTAATGAAACTGTGATTAGTAACAAAGCTGATGGTCCTCTTGCAGAATTGCAATTGTTAAAGGTGGGGGAGAATGCTGAAAAGCAAGGTGATTCCCCAAGAAATCCAAGTACTGATTTGAAGAAGGAACATGATAATGATGGCAAGCCTGGTCTTATTGAGCCAATTGTTGATATTAACAGAAAGACAGCCCCACTTTTAGAACTGAGTCGGtcaaagaagaagagaatgagAAAGAAGCAGAAGATTAACGCCACTGTGGACAAAGCTTATGGTCCTCTTGCAGAATTGGAGTTGATAAATGTGGGGAGAAATGCTTTGATACCTGACAACCAAAATGATTCTCCAAGAAGTCCAAGTGCTACTTTGGTAAAGAAACATGATAATAATGACGGCACTGGCCTTGGTTTggttgaaaagaaaaatattaaaatgtataaaatgAAGGGAGAATTAAGAACCTATCAAAGGAAAAAACGGCAGTTCTCTGACTATGAAGAAAATGCAGAGCACGTCGTGTTGGCTAAGGAACATGCTGCTTCTGTCAAGGTTGTGAAAAATGTTTTAACAGATAAGACCTCTTGCGATTGTTCAAATGGTGACTTTGCATGTGCGGAAGGCAAGAATATAAATGAGACAGAGAAGTATGTTAATTTAAATGTTCCTGTCAAGCAGGGATATCTTCCTAAAGTATCATTCTCATCATTAGAAAGACCTCTTGTTGAATGTCCTGATAAAAAGCTTCTTATCCTTGATATTAATGGAATTCTAGCTGACATTGTTTCATGTTGTTCTACAATATCCAGGAAATCAG ttttcaagAGGcccttctttgatgattttatgcagTTTTGCTTTGACAAATTTAATGTTGGTGTTTGGTCATCTAGAAGCAA GAAAAATGTGAACTTGGCACTTAATTTTCTCATGAGAGGTTCTAGACATAAGTTGCTCTTTTGTTGG CATCGATCCCACTGCACTAAAACTGGATTCACCACTATTGAGAGCAAGAGCAAACCCCTGgtattgaaggaattgaaaaaaCTGTGGGACAAACTTGAGCCTGGTCTTCCATGGAAGAAGGGGGAATATAATGAATCTAATACATTATTGCTGGATGATTCACCATACAAGGCCTTGCGCAATCCT GCGCACACTGCTGTATTTCCCCATCCATACCAGAACAAGGATACTGGAGATTCTTCACTAG GACCCGGAGGTGACATTAGAGTATATCTCGAACAATTAGCTGAGGCTCCAAATGTTCAAGAGTATGTCGCGCAAAATCCATTTGGTCAGCAAGCCATTACAGAATCAGACCCTTCGTGGGATTTCTATCAGAAGATTTTAAATGGTACTTGA